Within Catenulispora sp. GP43, the genomic segment CGCTGGCGGCGGGCTTCCCGACGCTGGTGGTGCTCCCGTTCGCGGCGTACATCGCCGCCAATCCGTGGCCGATCGCCGATGTGCGGCGGGCCCGCGCGCTCTCGCTCGACCGGCCGTTCGCGGGCAACGGGCTGCCCGCCGGGTTCGCCGCCGACGCCGCGTTCGTCGAGCCGCTGACCGCCACCGACTTCGCCACCAGCCTGGACCTGCACGCCGGCCTCGTCGATCCGGCCGCCTATCGCAAAGTGCTGTTCCGCGCGGACCTGTGGTCGCCGCGGATGCGGGCCGCCATCGCCGACGCGTCGCTGCACGGCACCGACGTCGGCGGTCTCGACGGCGTGCCGCCGGCCTCGATCGACTTCGCGCCGGGGCCCGACGGCCGGGATGACAGGATCTTGATTCGGTACTGAAGCGGGAGCCAGAACCAGTCCCGTGCCGACAGTTCCCCTACTCCCCCAGCATCCGCGCCAACAGGTTCGCGGTCGCGCGCTGGATCCGCGAGTCGGCGATCCCGTGCGCGGACAACCCCTTCGCCCAGTGGAACGTGCCGCCGTCGAAGACCAGCCCGCCGGCCGCCGTCTGGTGCACCACGGTGTGCTGCATCCGCGGCTGCCCCTGCCCGGTGTACGGCGAGGCCGCCAGGATCTCGACGCCGTCAGGGCTCGGAATCCACGGCTGCACCTGGTCGCACTCGCCCCACAGCAGCTCCGGGATCTGCTCCCCGTTCCGGACCCCGGTGCCCTCCCAGAACCAGTGGCCCGCGTTGTCCACCACCAGCGGCGCGGTCCCCTTCAGCGTCGACACGTACTGCGCGCCGAGCACCTCCTGCTCCGGCCGTCCCGTCTGCCGCCACTGCGCGGTGCGCTCGTTCGGCGACGACGCGCCGGGGTCGGGGCGGTTCTTGTAGCAGACGACCGTCCGGCCCCCGTCCTCCAACCGGATACGCCAGTACACGTTGTTCGCCGCCAGGAAAGCCACATGCGCGCCGTTGGCGATCGCCTTGTCGAGCGCGTCGCGCATCGGCGCCGACCAGTACTCGTCGTGCCCGGGGAAGATCAGGGCCTTGTGACGCGTCGGGTCCACGGTCCCGTCGTGCAGGTTCGCGCTGTCGGCGTAGCCGATGCTCCTGCCGTGCTCGGCGGCCCAGATCTCGACCCACTTGGCGAACGCCGTGTCCAGGTCGAAGTTCGCCGGCAGCCCGGTGACGTGGTACGGCCGCTCGAAGCTGACCTTCGTCGCGGCCTTGCCCTCGGTGTGGATCTTGCCGTCTTCCCAGGCGTAGTACAGGCTCGCGCCGGTCTTCTTGTCCTTGGGGTACTCGTTGTACGCCTGGTACGTCGGGAACGGCAGCGCGACCAGGATGTCGTGGCTCCCCGCGTCGTCGCGCACCACGAAGGGGACGCACGTCTGCAAGCCGTCCTCGGTCCGCAGCTTCGCGACGTGGATCCCGCTGCGCCAGTCGGCCGGCACGTCCAGGTGCCAGCTCGGCGTCCAGGAACAGGTGATGGTGCGGGTGACCAGATCGAGGGCCGACCACTCCTGCGTCACACCGTCCAGCCCCTCGGTCTTCAGGACGCTGACATCCTCGGCCCCGACCCGGAACACCTCGACGGTGTACGGCTGTGGCGGGTTCACCGACACCATGAAGTCGATCCCCGCGCCGAGGTTGACGCTGTTCGCCGACGCGTAGACCCGGACGCGGCCCTCGACGTCGCTGCTGGCGCAGGTGCCGCCGGACTTCGGCGACCAGACCGGCTCCCCGGCGGCGGCGACGTTCTCGGCCGATGCGATGTCGCGCGACGGCGGGACGGGGTGCCCGGGGTTATAGGGCTTGGCCCGGAACATCCCGGTGACCTCGCGCTTGGCCTTGGCCGCTACGCGCCGGCCGTACTTGCCGAACCCCATGCTGACACCCATTGACGCCGCCGATCGGAACGCTCTGCCGTGATCCCCGATCTGCGCTCGCAGATCTGCCACCATGGTAGTGCGGTCTCAGGTCAGTCGAGTTGGCCTGAGACCGCGCTGGGTGTGTCGCCCGATCACTTCTCGGCGGTCGGGCTCGGCACCGAGGTGCCGCCCGTCATGCCTTTGTACCGCTGGGTTCCGAGCACACGGCCGTGGGCGTCGTAGACCGTGATATCCGCGTTTTTGTAGGCCAGCGCCGACTGCGGCACCATCACCACGTAGTAGTCGTTCTGCTCCCCCGGAACCTCGATGACCGGCTGCTTGCCGGAGGTCCAGCCGTCGAGGTCCACGCTCATGTACGCCACGTCCGTGCCGTCGATCCGGCCTTCCATGTAGGCGGGCGTGTTCACCGGGTTGCTGCCGGGAAGAGAGCTACTGGCGAACCGCCCCAGCATCCTGGTGATCGAGCCGTCGTCGGTCGGGTTGCACCCGCCGCCCGCCAGGAACCCGCCGGTGTGGTCGCCCGGCGCGCCGTCGCCCCACTGCAGTCCGGTGAAGTCACACTCGATGGTCCCGTGCTTGCCCCAGTTCGCCGCGTACGGCAGGTGCGGCCGCGAACTGGGGTCGCCCATGACGTTCGCCGGTTCGGGACCCGCCACCACGTAGCGGTCACGGACCAGCCGCCAGTGCTGCCCGTCCTGGGTCCCGCTCGCCAGCACCACGACGCTGTCGTTCGGCAGCGCGGGGTTCCCCTTCCCGGGCCCGGGCAGCGGCGTGGGCACGACGATCGGCGGCGGGTTGGCCGCGTCCTTCGCCTTCGATGTCGGGCTCGAGGCCGCGCTCACCGCCGCACCCTTCGCGGGGTGGCCGCCGGCGAAGACCGCCAGCGAGGCGACCGGCAGGACCGCCAGCGCCGCCACCCCGGACGTCACCGCCAGCCGGCGCCTCGTCCGCCGCACCGCGCCGTCCCGCATGACGTCCGCGATCGGCGAGGCGCCGATCACCAGTCCCGAGACCTCCTCGTCGAACGCGCCGTGCAGTTCCCCGCGCTCTGACTCGTCGTTCATTCCGCATCCTTCCTTCCGGATTCCGCCAGTACCGACCCGGGATCGACGAGAGCGGCGCTGTTCCGCAGCCGCGCCAGCGCCTTCGAGGCCTGGCTCTTGACCGTCCCGGTCGAGCAGCCCAGCACCGCGGCGACCTCCCGTTCGGAGAGGTCCTCCCAGTACCGCAGCACCACCACGGCCCGCTGGCGCGGCGGCAGTTCGGCCAGCGCCGCCATCACCGCGGACCGCTGGGCGAGCGGCTCGTGCGGGATGTGCGAGCGCCCGTCCTGGGGCGCCGCGACCAGGTGCTCGGCCACCCGCCGTTTCCGGAACCGTCCGGAGTTGGCGTTGACCAGCACCCGCCGCACGTAGGCGTCGACGTCGTCGGCCCGCCGCACCCGGCGCCACGACGCGTAGACCCGCGTCAGCGCGGTCTGCGCCAGGTCCTCGGCCAGGAACCGGTCTCCCGTCAGCAGATAAGCCGTCCGTACGAGCACCGGCCACCGCGCCGCCATGTAGGCCTGGAACTCGGTGTCGGCGTCGGCCTTGTTGTCCGTGCCGCTCTCGGGCATCACGACCCCCTTCCGCCCTACCTAGAGCACGGGGCGGCCGAGGGAGGTTGCCCCGATCCGAGGTCCCCGTACACAAAAGACCGCCCCGTTCGCGGGGGTACCGGCCATCGGCGGTACCCCCGCGAACGGGGCGGCGGGGTCCGGCGCCTAGAAGGCGTCCGCCGGCACGTACGTCCCCCACACCGCCCGCAGCGCGTGGCTGACCTCGCCGCCGGTGGCCCGCGCGGCCAGCGCCTCGCGCATCGGGTACAGCACGTTCTCGGTGTCCGATTCCGCGGCGCGCTTCATCGCGTCCAGGGCCTTCGTCACGGCGCCGTTGTCCCGCTCGGCGCGCAGCTTCACCAGGCGCTCGGCCTGCTGGGCCTCGATCGCGGGGTCGACGCGCAGCGGCTCGTAGGGCTCCTCGACGTCGATCGTGTACTTGTTGACGCCGACGACGGTGCGCTTCCCGCTGTCGATCTCCTGGGTGATCTGGTACGCCGAGCGCTCGATCTCCTGCTTCTGGAAGCCGGCCTCGATGCCCGCGACGGCGCCGCCGTAGTCCTCGACCCGGGCCATCAGCTCCAGGGCCGCGGTCTCGACCTCGTCGGTCATGGCCTCGATGGCGTAGGAGCCGGCCAGCGGGTCGACGGTCTTGGTGACGTCGGACTCGTAGGCGATCACCTGCTGGGTGCGCAACGCGAGGCGGGCGGCCTTCTCCGTCGGCAGGGCGATGGCCTCGTCGAAGGAGTTGGTGTGCAGGGACTGGGTGCCGCCGAGCACCGCGCCGAGGCCCTGCAGGGCCACCCGGACCAGGTTGACCTCCGGCTGCTGCGCCGTGAGCTGGACGCCGGCGGTCTGGGTGTGGAAGCGCAGCATCTGCGACTTGGGGTTCTTGGCGCCGAACTCGTCGCGCATCACGCGGGCCCAGATGCGGCGGGCCGCGCGGAACTTCGCGATCTCCTCCAGCAGGGTGGTGCGGGCCACGAAGAAGAACGACAGGCGGGGCGCGAAGTCGTCCACGTCAAGTCCCGAAGCCACGGCGGCGCGCACGTACTCGATGCCGTTGGCCAGGGTGAAGGCGATCTCCTGCGCGGGCGTGGCCCCGGCCTCGGCCATGTGGTAGCCGCTGATGGAGATCGTGTTCCACTTCGGCACCTCGCGGTGGCAGTACTGGAAGACGTTGGACACCAGGCGCAGCGACGGCTTCGGCGGGAAGATGTACGTCCCACGCGCGATGTACTCCTTCAGGATGTCGTTCTGGATGGTGCCGGTCAGCTTGTTCGAGGGCACCCCCTGCTCCTCGCCGACCAGCTGGTACATCAGCAGCAGCACCGAACCGGGGGCGTTGATCGTCATCGACGTCGACACCTCGCCCAGCGGGATCCCCTCGAAGAGCACCCGCATGTCCTCGACCGAGTCGATGGCCACGCCGACCTTGCCCACCTCGCCGGCCGCGATCGCCTCGTCGGAGTCGTAGCCCATCTGCGTGGGCAGGTCGAAGGCCACCGAAAGGCCCATGGTCCCGGCGTTGATCAGCTGGTGGTAGCGCCGGTTGGACTCCGCCGCGGTCCCGAACCCGGCGTACTGCCGCATCGTCCACGGCTTGCCGGTGTACATCGTCGGGTACACCCCGCGGGTGAACGGGTAGGCCCCCGGCTCGCCGAGCTTGGCGGCCGGATCCCAGCCGGTCAGCGCGGACGGACCGTACACGGGCTCGATCGGCAGGCCGGACTCGCTCAGCGATGACACCTTCGGGCTCCTTAAGGCTACGGGGCTCGCGGCGAGGGTACGCGGCCTCCTTGACCGCAGGGTATTCGGTACCCCTTGAGGGCACCAACGGGTTGGCCTGAGGCGTGCGTCACCCGCCGACCCGCCTATACCACCAGCACCCCGCGATGCCCGGAACCCCCAAGCATCCGCGCGTGCGCTACGTATCGCTACGCATAGCGCACCGGCAACGCCTTTATCCCGTTGATCCACGCCGACCGCAGCCGCCGCACGTCCCCGTCCGGGGCCAGCCCGGGCGCCAGGTCGGCCAGCGCCTCGAACATCAGGTTGATCTCCATCTTCGCCAGGTTGGCGCCGAGGCAGTAGTGCGGCCCGCCGCCGCCGAAGCCGAGGTGCGGGTTGGGGTCGCGGGAGATGTCGAAGGTGTGGGGCTCGGCGATCACGCTCTCGTCGTAGTTGGCGGACGAGTACAGCATCACCACCCGCTGGCCGGCCTTGACCTCGACGTCGCCGACCATGGTGTCGACCGCGGCGGTGCGCTGGAAGGAGATGATCGGCGTGGCCCAGCGGACGATCTCGTCCGCGGCGGTCTTTGGCCGCTCCTTCTTATAAAGCTCCCACTGCGCGGGGTTGTCGAAGAAGGCCCGCATGCCGTGCGTGATGGCGTTGCGGGTGGTCTCGTTGCCGGCCACCACCAGCATCATCACGAAGAAGCCGAACTCGTCGTCGTTCAGCTTGCCGAAGCCGTCGCCGCGGTCGGCCTGGATGAGCTTGGTGACGATGTCGTCCTCGGGGTGCTCGCGGCGCTGCGCCGCCAGGCTCATCGCGTACATCAGCAGCTCGATGGAGGCGTTCTTGCCGTCCTCCTCGCTGACGTTCAGGTCCGGGTCGTCGTAGCCGGTCATGGTGTTCGACCACTCGAACAGCTTCCAGCGGTCCTCCTGCGGCACCCCGATCAGGTCGGCGATCGC encodes:
- a CDS encoding N,N-dimethylformamidase beta subunit family domain-containing protein: MGFGKYGRRVAAKAKREVTGMFRAKPYNPGHPVPPSRDIASAENVAAAGEPVWSPKSGGTCASSDVEGRVRVYASANSVNLGAGIDFMVSVNPPQPYTVEVFRVGAEDVSVLKTEGLDGVTQEWSALDLVTRTITCSWTPSWHLDVPADWRSGIHVAKLRTEDGLQTCVPFVVRDDAGSHDILVALPFPTYQAYNEYPKDKKTGASLYYAWEDGKIHTEGKAATKVSFERPYHVTGLPANFDLDTAFAKWVEIWAAEHGRSIGYADSANLHDGTVDPTRHKALIFPGHDEYWSAPMRDALDKAIANGAHVAFLAANNVYWRIRLEDGGRTVVCYKNRPDPGASSPNERTAQWRQTGRPEQEVLGAQYVSTLKGTAPLVVDNAGHWFWEGTGVRNGEQIPELLWGECDQVQPWIPSPDGVEILAASPYTGQGQPRMQHTVVHQTAAGGLVFDGGTFHWAKGLSAHGIADSRIQRATANLLARMLGE
- a CDS encoding methylmalonyl-CoA mutase, whose protein sequence is MSSLSESGLPIEPVYGPSALTGWDPAAKLGEPGAYPFTRGVYPTMYTGKPWTMRQYAGFGTAAESNRRYHQLINAGTMGLSVAFDLPTQMGYDSDEAIAAGEVGKVGVAIDSVEDMRVLFEGIPLGEVSTSMTINAPGSVLLLMYQLVGEEQGVPSNKLTGTIQNDILKEYIARGTYIFPPKPSLRLVSNVFQYCHREVPKWNTISISGYHMAEAGATPAQEIAFTLANGIEYVRAAVASGLDVDDFAPRLSFFFVARTTLLEEIAKFRAARRIWARVMRDEFGAKNPKSQMLRFHTQTAGVQLTAQQPEVNLVRVALQGLGAVLGGTQSLHTNSFDEAIALPTEKAARLALRTQQVIAYESDVTKTVDPLAGSYAIEAMTDEVETAALELMARVEDYGGAVAGIEAGFQKQEIERSAYQITQEIDSGKRTVVGVNKYTIDVEEPYEPLRVDPAIEAQQAERLVKLRAERDNGAVTKALDAMKRAAESDTENVLYPMREALAARATGGEVSHALRAVWGTYVPADAF
- a CDS encoding cytochrome P450, which encodes MSVTTKPEIPVDRDFTDPDLYEERMPFEEFAELRRSARLWWCATPDSQQPFGDDGYWVASRHADVKYVSTHPELFASSPNTALVRFGPRVTREDLDMQKVIMLNADAPDHTKMRNIVQRGFTPRSINALESVLKDRTRRIVAEAVERGSGNFVVDLASELPLQAIADLIGVPQEDRWKLFEWSNTMTGYDDPDLNVSEEDGKNASIELLMYAMSLAAQRREHPEDDIVTKLIQADRGDGFGKLNDDEFGFFVMMLVVAGNETTRNAITHGMRAFFDNPAQWELYKKERPKTAADEIVRWATPIISFQRTAAVDTMVGDVEVKAGQRVVMLYSSANYDESVIAEPHTFDISRDPNPHLGFGGGGPHYCLGANLAKMEINLMFEALADLAPGLAPDGDVRRLRSAWINGIKALPVRYA
- a CDS encoding SigE family RNA polymerase sigma factor; protein product: MPESGTDNKADADTEFQAYMAARWPVLVRTAYLLTGDRFLAEDLAQTALTRVYASWRRVRRADDVDAYVRRVLVNANSGRFRKRRVAEHLVAAPQDGRSHIPHEPLAQRSAVMAALAELPPRQRAVVVLRYWEDLSEREVAAVLGCSTGTVKSQASKALARLRNSAALVDPGSVLAESGRKDAE